A genomic segment from Candidatus Abyssobacteria bacterium SURF_5 encodes:
- a CDS encoding pyruvate, phosphate dikinase, with protein sequence MAKKRVFFFGNGKADGNRTLRNLLGGKGADLAEMTNLGIPVPAGFTITTEVCIEYYKNKRRYPEGLREEVERNMAKVEKAMGRKYQDVNNPLLVSVRSGARVSMPGMMDTVLNIGLNETTLQGLVRQTGNERFGYDSYRRFVQMYGHVVMGVEDDVFEHLIDQKKKEKGVTLDIDLGADDWKDLSHKFKDAIYEKTGQPFPEEPQKQLWGAIGAVFESWENKRARKYRELHGIPHDWGTAVNVQAMVFGNMGDDCATGVAFTRDPATGERVFYGEFLPNAQGEDVVAGIRTPQPINKARKTDPNMISLEEYMPRVYKELVQIYRKLEKHFTEMQDIEFTIERGKLWMLQTRTGKRTVTAAIKIASDMVKEGLIDKRTALLRIPTGQLDQLLHPTFDPKAEREVIARGLPASPGAATGKIVFSAERAEELSGLGEKVILVRIETSPEDIGGMAVAQGILTQRGGMTSHAAVVARGMGKCCVAGCGNININYANSSFSVNSRVFNEGDSISLDGTTGEVMVGEVRTVIPTLGGDFGTVMKWADQTRHLKVRTNADTPHDAAVARRFGAEGIGLCRTEHMFFEGDRVMAVREMILASDKPGREKALTKLLPMQKGDFIGIFKEMEGLPVTIRLLDPPLHEFLPHETEQIEALAQDMGVSVDKLREKVESLKEFNPMLGHRGCRLGITYPEIYRMQTRAIIEAACELAKQKIKVIPEIMIPLVGDVNEIRILKQDVLDVAKQVMKEQGIKVKFTVGTMIEVPRGAITADRIAEEAEFFSFGTNDLTQMAYGFSRDDSVKFLQDYLDKGIFDKDPFQVLDQVGVGELMKMAVERGRSVRGDLKLGICGEHGGEPSSVEFCHRIGLDYVSCSPYRVPIARLAAAQAVMRDSQPAKARQAPKQKKTAKKRTAAAARKRASAASKKRRK encoded by the coding sequence ATGGCTAAAAAAAGGGTTTTCTTTTTTGGTAATGGTAAAGCGGACGGAAACAGAACGTTACGGAATTTATTGGGCGGAAAGGGAGCCGACCTCGCCGAGATGACGAATCTGGGCATCCCCGTTCCCGCCGGCTTTACCATCACTACCGAAGTCTGCATCGAGTACTATAAAAATAAACGGAGATATCCCGAAGGCCTCAGGGAAGAGGTCGAGCGAAATATGGCCAAAGTCGAAAAGGCCATGGGCCGAAAGTATCAGGACGTGAACAATCCTCTCCTGGTTTCGGTTCGATCGGGCGCCCGCGTCTCAATGCCCGGCATGATGGACACCGTCCTCAATATCGGGCTTAACGAGACAACGCTCCAGGGACTGGTCCGGCAGACCGGAAATGAACGGTTCGGGTATGATTCTTACCGGCGCTTTGTTCAAATGTACGGGCACGTCGTGATGGGAGTCGAAGACGACGTCTTCGAGCATCTCATCGATCAGAAGAAGAAAGAAAAAGGCGTGACTCTCGACATCGATCTTGGCGCCGACGATTGGAAAGACCTCTCTCATAAATTCAAAGACGCCATTTATGAAAAGACCGGACAGCCTTTTCCGGAAGAGCCGCAAAAACAGCTGTGGGGAGCTATCGGCGCCGTCTTCGAGTCATGGGAAAACAAGCGGGCCCGAAAATACCGCGAGCTGCATGGAATCCCTCATGACTGGGGCACCGCGGTAAATGTGCAGGCGATGGTTTTCGGAAACATGGGCGACGACTGCGCCACCGGCGTCGCATTCACACGCGATCCCGCCACCGGCGAACGTGTTTTCTACGGCGAGTTCCTGCCCAACGCGCAGGGGGAGGACGTTGTCGCCGGTATTCGGACTCCTCAACCGATAAACAAGGCCAGGAAGACCGACCCCAACATGATCTCGCTCGAGGAGTACATGCCCAGGGTCTACAAGGAACTCGTCCAGATCTATCGGAAGCTGGAGAAACATTTCACGGAAATGCAGGATATCGAGTTCACGATCGAACGCGGTAAACTCTGGATGCTGCAAACGCGCACGGGCAAGCGAACCGTTACCGCAGCCATCAAAATCGCCTCCGATATGGTCAAAGAAGGCCTCATCGACAAGCGAACCGCACTCCTGCGTATACCAACCGGACAGCTCGATCAGTTGCTTCACCCAACCTTCGATCCCAAGGCCGAGCGCGAAGTCATAGCCCGCGGGCTGCCCGCTTCACCAGGCGCAGCGACCGGAAAAATCGTCTTCTCGGCTGAACGGGCCGAGGAACTCTCCGGACTCGGCGAGAAAGTAATTCTCGTCCGCATCGAAACTTCACCGGAGGATATCGGCGGGATGGCCGTCGCACAAGGAATCCTCACTCAACGCGGCGGAATGACTTCCCATGCCGCCGTCGTCGCAAGAGGAATGGGAAAATGCTGTGTCGCGGGATGCGGCAACATTAATATCAATTATGCCAATAGCTCGTTCAGCGTCAATAGCCGGGTCTTTAATGAGGGCGATTCAATCTCTCTCGACGGGACCACCGGCGAGGTCATGGTGGGAGAGGTCAGGACCGTGATCCCGACTCTCGGCGGAGATTTCGGCACCGTCATGAAATGGGCCGACCAGACGCGCCACCTGAAAGTCCGCACCAATGCCGACACGCCTCACGATGCAGCCGTGGCGCGCAGATTCGGCGCCGAAGGCATCGGACTCTGCCGCACAGAGCACATGTTCTTCGAGGGCGACCGCGTCATGGCCGTCCGCGAAATGATCCTGGCATCCGACAAGCCGGGACGAGAAAAAGCGCTTACCAAGCTCTTGCCGATGCAAAAGGGCGACTTCATAGGCATCTTCAAGGAAATGGAGGGCCTGCCGGTCACCATCCGCTTGCTCGACCCACCGCTCCACGAGTTCCTGCCGCATGAGACCGAACAGATCGAGGCCCTTGCGCAAGATATGGGTGTTTCCGTCGATAAGCTAAGGGAGAAGGTTGAGAGCCTGAAGGAATTCAATCCGATGCTCGGCCACCGCGGGTGCCGCCTGGGAATCACCTATCCGGAAATCTACCGCATGCAGACCAGGGCAATAATAGAGGCGGCCTGCGAACTTGCAAAACAAAAAATAAAGGTGATACCGGAAATCATGATCCCGCTCGTCGGCGATGTCAACGAAATCCGAATTCTGAAGCAGGATGTGTTGGATGTCGCCAAACAGGTCATGAAAGAACAGGGAATCAAGGTGAAATTCACCGTCGGCACCATGATCGAAGTGCCGCGCGGCGCAATTACCGCAGACAGAATCGCCGAAGAGGCCGAATTCTTCTCCTTCGGCACCAACGACCTCACACAAATGGCCTATGGGTTCAGCCGCGACGACAGCGTCAAGTTCCTGCAGGATTATCTGGACAAGGGAATCTTCGATAAAGACCCGTTCCAGGTCCTCGACCAGGTGGGCGTAGGCGAGCTGATGAAGATGGCGGTCGAGCGGGGCAGAAGCGTCCGCGGCGACTTGAAACTTGGCATCTGCGGAGAACACGGTGGCGAACCTTCATCCGTCGAATTCTGTCACCGAATCGGGCTCGACTATGTCAGCTGCTCCCCCTACAGGGTGCCAATAGCCCGCCTCGCAGCGGCCCAGGCCGTCATGAGAGACTCACAGCCGGCCAAAGCGCGGCAGGCGCCAAAACAGAAGAAGACAGCGAAAAAAAGAACGGCAGCCGCGGCAAGAAAACGTGCTTCGGCCGCCTCGAAGAAGCGGAGGAAATAG
- a CDS encoding ABC transporter substrate-binding protein has translation MTHLNNNKRIGRILFLIALVSTVLVVWIGCGQQSPKTAQPKSSAPAGTAALDIPQTEYRPQIGTYGGYLIDSSISNPKSFNPIIAQETSTTELTQYIFEGLTRIDGITNEPVPSLAKSWEVSEDGLSWTLHLREDVKWNDGKPLTAADVVFTYKQLIYNKDIPANSRDIFTLEGKEFEVKKLDAHTVVFTTPSIFAPFLRGLTQAIMPKHVLEEPVKNGVFNSTWGVDSKPEAIVGTGPFMLERYEPSQRVVFKRNPHYWDTDAQGNRLPYLDGIIVLIVPNPDVALLKFQDGEIDFFGLRGSDFPILKPLEKAKNFTVFRVGPALGTNFVVFNQNPGKNPETGKPYLDPRKLKWFTNQEFRKAVAYALDRQGMINSAMNGLAYPQHASVSPSAGFFHNPNVKKYEYEPEKARSILASAGFIDRNGDGYIEDSDGNKVEFNLFTNAENTVRVKLSDIIRKDLESIGMQVHFTPLEFNNLVDKMNATMDWDAILLGLTGGPEPHFAKNVWYSSGQLHLWNPREEEPATEWEARIDEIFNQAVKELDQNKRKELYDEWQLIVSEQLPLIYTVLPDSIYAVRNKFGNLHPTVLGGPFHNIEEIYVLK, from the coding sequence ATCACTCATTTGAACAATAACAAGCGGATCGGGAGGATTCTCTTTTTAATTGCGCTGGTCTCGACGGTTTTAGTTGTTTGGATCGGGTGCGGGCAACAGAGCCCCAAAACGGCTCAACCGAAATCATCGGCGCCGGCGGGGACCGCCGCTTTGGATATTCCTCAAACTGAATACAGGCCGCAAATTGGCACGTACGGCGGCTATCTTATAGACAGCAGCATATCTAATCCAAAGAGCTTCAACCCCATCATTGCGCAGGAAACCTCCACTACCGAACTCACCCAATATATTTTCGAAGGACTCACCCGGATAGACGGCATTACGAACGAGCCCGTCCCGTCCCTCGCGAAAAGCTGGGAGGTATCGGAAGACGGATTGAGCTGGACGCTTCATCTGCGCGAGGATGTGAAATGGAACGATGGCAAGCCGTTAACCGCCGCCGACGTCGTGTTCACGTATAAGCAGCTCATTTACAACAAGGATATTCCAGCGAACAGCCGCGACATTTTTACGCTTGAGGGCAAGGAGTTCGAAGTCAAGAAGCTTGATGCGCATACAGTCGTTTTCACAACGCCTTCGATCTTTGCGCCGTTTCTCCGGGGGCTCACTCAGGCGATCATGCCCAAACACGTGCTCGAGGAGCCGGTAAAGAATGGAGTTTTTAACTCCACTTGGGGTGTCGATTCCAAACCTGAGGCCATTGTGGGAACCGGTCCATTCATGCTTGAGCGATACGAGCCCAGCCAGCGCGTGGTCTTCAAGCGGAACCCCCACTATTGGGACACCGACGCTCAAGGGAATCGGCTTCCGTATCTCGATGGTATCATCGTGCTGATCGTTCCCAACCCTGATGTGGCTCTGTTGAAGTTCCAGGACGGTGAAATCGATTTCTTCGGTCTCCGCGGCTCTGATTTTCCCATCCTCAAGCCGCTTGAAAAGGCGAAAAACTTCACCGTTTTCCGTGTAGGCCCGGCACTCGGGACCAACTTTGTGGTCTTTAACCAGAATCCGGGAAAGAATCCGGAAACCGGAAAGCCGTACCTCGATCCACGGAAGCTGAAATGGTTTACAAACCAGGAATTCAGGAAAGCCGTCGCCTATGCGCTTGACCGGCAGGGGATGATCAATTCTGCGATGAACGGATTGGCGTATCCGCAGCATGCCTCGGTCAGCCCGAGCGCCGGCTTCTTCCATAATCCCAACGTCAAGAAATATGAGTATGAGCCGGAGAAGGCCCGCTCGATTCTGGCCTCGGCAGGTTTTATCGACAGGAACGGCGACGGCTATATCGAAGACTCCGACGGAAACAAGGTGGAATTTAATCTGTTCACAAATGCAGAGAATACCGTGCGCGTCAAGCTGTCGGATATCATACGAAAAGACCTCGAATCCATTGGAATGCAGGTGCATTTTACACCGCTCGAATTCAACAACCTGGTGGACAAAATGAATGCTACCATGGATTGGGACGCCATTCTCCTTGGTCTCACGGGAGGACCAGAGCCTCACTTCGCCAAGAACGTCTGGTATTCATCCGGGCAGCTCCATCTGTGGAACCCGCGCGAGGAGGAACCGGCAACCGAATGGGAAGCCCGGATCGATGAGATTTTCAATCAGGCGGTCAAGGAACTCGATCAGAACAAGAGAAAAGAACTGTATGACGAGTGGCAGTTGATCGTATCGGAGCAACTTCCGCTCATTTACACGGTTTTGCCTGATTCCATTTATGCCGTCCGCAATAAATTCGGCAATTTGCACCCCACAGTTCTCGGAGGTCCTTTCCATAACATCGAGGAGATATACGTCCTCAAGTGA
- a CDS encoding ABC transporter permease, whose amino-acid sequence MKAYIVRRLLTLFPLVLAMSFVTFMFIQLAPGDYFATLRLNPQISEETVARLEAQYHMDKPPIVQYGYWLKNIVVSARHLRLDLGYSISQKQPVSTVIASRLVNTLLLSISAILITWLVAIPIGIYSAVHQYSWGDKFFSALAFVGMSLPGFFLALLMLYYFGSELGILPIGGLKSPNYDQLSAMGKAGDMAAHLVIPTVVLAIGGLASLQRIMRGNMLEVLRMQYVTTARAKGLPEKRVIYRHALRNAINPMVTIFGFELSSLLSGAALLEIVCGYPGLGQVLLEAVRSQDIFLVMGSMLIGGVMLIVGNLVADVLLAIVDPQVSYQ is encoded by the coding sequence ATGAAAGCGTACATAGTTAGAAGATTACTCACTCTCTTCCCGCTGGTGCTTGCGATGTCGTTTGTCACCTTCATGTTCATTCAGTTGGCGCCCGGAGATTATTTCGCCACATTGCGGCTCAACCCGCAGATTTCGGAAGAGACGGTGGCTCGCCTCGAAGCCCAGTATCACATGGACAAGCCTCCTATTGTCCAGTACGGATACTGGCTGAAAAATATCGTTGTATCGGCGCGGCATCTGCGACTCGATCTCGGGTACTCCATCTCGCAAAAGCAGCCTGTCTCCACCGTGATCGCGAGCAGGCTCGTCAATACCCTGCTTCTCTCGATATCCGCGATCCTGATCACGTGGCTCGTGGCGATTCCCATCGGCATTTATTCGGCCGTGCACCAGTACTCCTGGGGCGACAAGTTCTTTTCCGCCCTCGCATTCGTGGGAATGTCGCTGCCGGGGTTCTTCCTCGCGCTGCTCATGCTGTATTATTTCGGGTCCGAATTGGGAATCCTGCCCATCGGCGGCCTGAAAAGCCCCAACTACGACCAGCTCTCGGCGATGGGAAAAGCCGGAGATATGGCGGCCCATTTGGTCATACCGACCGTAGTTCTGGCCATCGGCGGGCTCGCAAGCCTCCAGCGGATCATGCGGGGGAATATGCTCGAAGTGCTGAGAATGCAGTACGTCACCACGGCCAGGGCCAAGGGACTTCCGGAAAAACGGGTGATTTACCGGCATGCGCTTCGCAATGCGATCAATCCAATGGTGACCATTTTCGGATTCGAGCTTTCCAGTTTGCTCAGCGGAGCCGCTCTCCTCGAAATCGTGTGCGGGTATCCCGGCCTCGGTCAGGTGCTGCTCGAAGCGGTACGCAGTCAGGATATTTTCCTGGTGATGGGCAGCATGCTTATAGGAGGCGTCATGCTCATTGTGGGCAATCTGGTCGCCGATGTGCTTCTGGCCATCGTTGACCCACAGGTATCATATCAATGA
- a CDS encoding ABC transporter permease has product MNQPVSQTRIALRHLRRHKLAMMSLGVLVVLYVVSTFADFIAPYGFDNEERGLSYCPPMQVHFVDENGDFHLRPFVYRYSYAFDEFYNRIYVQDTSVRYPIKFFVEGDRHRLLGIIPVTTHLFGVDQPARLYLLGADYRGRDVLSRILYGSRVSLSIGFIGVAISLFLGMIIGGISGYFGGKTDNALMRLTEMVMMIPGFYLMLALRAAFPPGLSSVEVYLMIVLIMSFIGWAGLSRVIRGMVLSIREKEYVTAARASGENSMRIIVRHILPNTLSYVIVAVTLSIPGYILGESALSLIGVGIQEPYASWGNMLSEAMNIGEIKFHPWILIPGIFIFVSIMAFNFLGDGLRDAFDPRLAMGEEKA; this is encoded by the coding sequence ATGAACCAGCCTGTCTCGCAGACCAGGATAGCCTTGCGCCATCTCCGCCGCCACAAACTGGCCATGATGAGTCTCGGCGTGCTCGTCGTCCTGTACGTCGTGTCGACTTTCGCCGATTTCATCGCGCCCTACGGGTTCGATAACGAAGAGAGAGGCCTCTCGTACTGTCCGCCGATGCAGGTCCATTTCGTTGACGAGAACGGCGATTTTCATTTACGGCCGTTTGTCTATCGGTATTCCTATGCGTTCGACGAATTCTACAATCGCATCTATGTCCAGGACACGTCCGTACGCTATCCGATAAAGTTTTTTGTCGAGGGTGACCGGCACCGCCTCCTGGGCATTATTCCCGTGACAACGCATCTGTTCGGGGTGGATCAGCCGGCACGGCTCTACCTTCTCGGCGCCGACTATCGCGGGCGCGACGTGCTCTCCCGCATCCTGTACGGCAGCCGCGTCTCCCTCTCGATCGGATTTATCGGCGTCGCCATTTCCCTTTTTCTCGGAATGATTATCGGAGGCATCTCCGGATATTTCGGGGGGAAAACCGACAATGCTCTCATGCGCCTGACTGAGATGGTGATGATGATACCCGGCTTTTACCTGATGTTGGCGCTTCGAGCCGCGTTCCCGCCCGGACTGTCTTCGGTCGAAGTGTACCTCATGATCGTTCTCATCATGAGTTTTATCGGGTGGGCCGGCCTGTCGCGCGTCATTCGCGGAATGGTGCTTTCGATTCGCGAAAAAGAATACGTCACTGCCGCGCGCGCATCCGGAGAAAACTCCATGCGCATCATCGTCCGCCACATTTTGCCGAACACCCTTTCATATGTTATCGTGGCGGTGACGCTGAGCATCCCCGGATACATCCTGGGCGAGTCGGCGCTCAGCCTGATCGGGGTGGGCATACAGGAACCATACGCGAGTTGGGGCAACATGCTCAGCGAAGCCATGAATATCGGTGAAATCAAGTTTCATCCATGGATTCTCATTCCTGGAATCTTCATCTTTGTCTCCATCATGGCGTTCAACTTCCTCGGCGATGGGTTGAGGGATGCCTTCGATCCGAGATTGGCTATGGGAGAAGAAAAAGCCTGA
- a CDS encoding ABC transporter ATP-binding protein has product MMKPLLQVKDLKTYFYSDSKVARAVDGVSFRIGEGRTFGLVGESGCGKSMTALSILRLVPSPPGRIVGGEIIFEDRNLLKLSEPQMRAVRGNDIAMIFQEPMTSLNPVFTVGYQVAEAIRLHRKVSRAEAKAMVIDLFRKVKIPSPEQRYKDYPHQLSGGMKQRVMIAMAISCNPKLLIADEPTTALDVTIQAQILELLNDLRKEFNMSTLLITHDLGVIAETTDDVAVMYAGQIVEYATTRTLFTNPKHPYTIGLFGSLPRMGEKGESLRTIEGFVPDPGNYPGGCRFEPRCSYSDEPCRRVESELREIEPGHSVRCLKVRE; this is encoded by the coding sequence CTGATGAAACCGCTCCTGCAAGTCAAAGATTTAAAAACTTATTTTTATTCAGATTCAAAGGTGGCCCGCGCCGTCGACGGAGTAAGCTTCCGGATAGGGGAGGGGCGCACCTTTGGTCTGGTCGGCGAAAGCGGATGCGGAAAGAGCATGACCGCCCTCTCCATTCTCAGGCTGGTACCCTCGCCGCCGGGAAGGATCGTGGGCGGCGAAATCATTTTCGAGGACCGAAATTTGCTGAAGTTGTCTGAACCGCAAATGCGGGCGGTCAGGGGCAACGACATCGCCATGATATTCCAGGAACCGATGACCTCGCTCAACCCGGTTTTTACCGTCGGTTATCAGGTGGCTGAAGCGATTCGCCTCCATCGAAAAGTCTCCCGCGCCGAAGCGAAGGCGATGGTGATCGATCTCTTTCGAAAAGTAAAAATTCCTTCGCCCGAGCAGCGGTACAAGGACTATCCGCACCAATTGTCGGGCGGAATGAAACAGCGCGTGATGATTGCAATGGCCATCTCATGCAATCCGAAGCTTCTGATCGCGGATGAGCCGACGACCGCTCTCGATGTCACGATCCAGGCGCAGATTCTCGAACTGCTGAACGATTTGAGGAAAGAGTTCAACATGTCGACGCTCCTGATCACCCACGACCTGGGCGTCATCGCCGAGACGACCGATGATGTGGCAGTCATGTATGCCGGCCAGATCGTCGAGTACGCCACCACCCGCACCCTGTTCACAAATCCGAAACATCCGTATACGATCGGCTTGTTCGGATCGCTTCCGCGAATGGGGGAAAAGGGCGAATCGCTGAGAACAATCGAAGGCTTTGTTCCCGATCCCGGTAATTATCCCGGCGGCTGCCGCTTCGAGCCGCGATGCAGCTATAGTGATGAACCGTGCAGGCGAGTTGAATCCGAGCTTCGCGAAATAGAGCCGGGACATTCTGTCCGCTGCCTGAAAGTGAGAGAATGA